ACACCGATAGCTCCCAATTCGGGGGCAAGCCACCACAGCCCGAACCCGAGCGTCGTCACGACGGCGAACCCGGTGAGCGCGATGCGCGAACCGACCCGATCCGAGAGCGCGCCGCCCGGGTAGGGATATACCGCACTGATGAGATTGCTGACGCTCCCGTAGAGGCCGATCACGCCGGCACCCGCTCCGAGCACCCGCATGTATTCGGGGATGTAGCGGCTGGTCATCTGGAAGCTGAGGCTGAACGCCAGCATCGCCACCGAGAGGACGAGGACGTCCCGTTCGAGGGCGAAGAACTGGCGGAACGATGCGAACAGGTCGAAGGAGTCCGTCTCTTGGTCGGTTGCCATAAGTGATTACACGAGGAAGTACACGGCGGCGCCGAGGGCGCCACCACCGATGATCAGGTAGGCTGCATCCGTGCCGCGGGTGAAGAGACCGAACGTGACGGCCGCCAGGCCGACCCGCACTGGGTCAAGGGAGAGGGCCGCGAACATCGCCGGGGTTCCCGTGACGACGGCGAACGCGTCGAACGCGAGCGTGACAGTCGCCCCAACGATGGCTCCAACGACCGCCGCGTTTATCCCGAAGAGAGCCACGCGGACGATATCGTTGTCCCGGACCCGCGCCACGTAGGGGAACGCGAGGGTGATGAACAGGAAGGAGGGCGCGAACGCGCCGACCATTGCGACGAACGCACCCACGACGGCCCAACCGACACTCCCGTAGATGTCGAGCATGAGTTTGTAGCCGACGAACGTAGTCGTCATCACGACCGGGCCCGGCGTCAGTTGGCCAATGGCGATGCCGTCGACGAACTGCGTCGCGGTCAGCCAGCCGAACTCACTGACGACGTACTTCTCGATGAACGGGATGAGCACCAGCCCGCCACCGAAGATGAACGATCCCGTATAGAGCATGAACAGGAACAGTTTCACCCAGACATTCCCCCACAGCGTCGCGACCAATCCGCCGACGGCACCCGGTAGCGCAACTGAGTCGCCGATGGTCGCCCCGATCCGGTCGCGGAACGTATAGAGAGCCGCCAGTAGCACACCACCCGCAGCAGTGATGGAGACGCGCCGTTGGTTCGCCCGCAGCCAGTCCGGACGAAACAGGACGACGGCGACGAGTCCAGCGATGGCAAACTCGATGACGGGATTCGGATTGAGCAGGACCGTCGCGACGAGCGCGCCCACAAGCAAGGCGAGTAGTCGCACGTCGATCACCCAATCATGGTCGCCGAGCGTGAACTCGAGGTCGGCTCGCCCTTCTTTGAGCGAGCTGCGGGCCATTGAGTAGGCCGCCCCGGCGATCAGTCCGATGACGACCGGGTTCACGCCGTAGAAGAACGCCTCAACGGACGGGAGCTGGCCGTACGCGAAGTAGACGTACGAGAGTGCGACGACGATCAGGAACGTGGGGGCCATGAACGTCGCGCCGGCGACGAGTGCGCCAAGGTTGCCCGCTCGAACCCAGCCCATGAAGATACCCAATTGTGTCGAGGCTGGGCCGGGGAGCATGTTGCAGATGGCCAGCCCTTCCATGAACGTGCCCTCGTCGCTCCACTCCTTGCTGTTCTCGCCGACGAGTTCGTCCTCCATCATCGCGATGTGGACGAGTGGACCGCCGAACCCGACCAGCCCGAGTTTGAGGAAGAACCGCGCGACTTCGAGGAGTTTCGATGGACTCGCCGCCCCCTGGTAGCCACGCACGGTCTCTGTGTCGCGTGCAGGTGCGTCACTCATTACTACCGGTCACCTCGATGGTGTTCGAACCAATGAGGGGCGGGGAGTGACGCGGGATGCCCTGCATCTACTATCGCAACTGAGCGGTAAGGGTAAATAGATTTGCTATACCGTATAGTATATCCGATTTACTTCGAACCGGGTATTTATACCGGCAGGAGCCGTCACCACGAGCAGAGCATGGCCAGTCGCAAGAATGCGATGCTAACTACTGAGGATCGCCGCTGGCTGACGGGCGACAAGGAATACGAGGGTGAACACGCCAAACAGCAGCGCTATCAGCGTCGCAAGGATATCCGTGAACGCGTCTGGAACTCTGTTCTCGACTTCACGATCCTCTTCGAGCATCTCGACGATGACCAGTGCGAAGCGATCTTCGAACTGTTGGCCGCCGAGGGGACTTCGAAGACTGGCGAGCGCGAGTCCTTCGCGAACGGGGTTCGAGACGCGCTCGCGTTCTTCCTCTACAACGTCGGTGTCACTGGACTCATGCGTGATGCGACGTCACCAGCCAAGGGTGGGGCAGCTGCCGAGCAGTTCGTCACCGACGCGCTTACTCGAGCGGGACGGAAAGACGACTTACTCGTCAACCAGGTCCATCTCGATATCGAAGCGACGCCCGCGTCACTGTCCGACATTCTCGCCGACCTCGAGGCCGGGGAGGAACTCTCTGCCGGTGAACTCCAGTACCTCATCGAGAGCGGGACTGTCGACGTCACTGAACTCCAAGGCTGTATTCGTGACCAGCTCTTCGCGGAGGACACTGATGAGTAGGTCCAGAGTCGCCGTCGAGTCTCTCGACCGAGCAGCGCCTGAACGATACGTATTGACCACGGATTCGACGGTTGACCGGAGTTACACGGAAAGATGACTATCAGAACGCAACGCGACATGTTCGAGCGGGAACTGCAGAAACTGTATCATGCCGAGGTGGAGATCCTCGATCTGCACGGCGATCTCTCGGAGGCGGCGGCCAGCGAGGAGATCAGCGACCTCTTTCGGGGGCACAAAGAGGACACGGTCGCCCAGATCCACCGTATCGAATCGATCTTCGAGTTGATCGGCGAAGAGCCCACCGAGCGGGGGAGTCCGATCATGGAGGGGTTGCTCGCCGAGAAAGACGAGTTCGTCGCCGAGGTCGCGGACGACGACCTCCGCGACCTCGACGCAATTAGTATTGGTATGATCAACGAACGGCTCGAAATCACGCTCCTCGATCGGTTGATCCTCTTGGCTCGGGAACTCGACCTGCCTGAGGAAGTCGTCCAGCAGTTCACTGAGAATCGAGACGAGGCGCAGGCGGCGCTCGACCGGATGCAGACGTTCGTCGCCGAGACTCGTTCGAGTGGCTGACGTCTACTCTTTCTTTTCCGCACCTTCGTCGACGGTGATCGTCAGATCGCCGGTCTCGTAGTCAGCCTCGAACTGAACGTCGAACACCTCCGATTCGTAGGCGGCGTGGTAGGCACGGTGGCGTTCGAGCGAGCCAGTCGCCTTGAAGTGGAAGA
The Halomarina pelagica DNA segment above includes these coding regions:
- a CDS encoding DUF892 family protein, translated to MTIRTQRDMFERELQKLYHAEVEILDLHGDLSEAAASEEISDLFRGHKEDTVAQIHRIESIFELIGEEPTERGSPIMEGLLAEKDEFVAEVADDDLRDLDAISIGMINERLEITLLDRLILLARELDLPEEVVQQFTENRDEAQAALDRMQTFVAETRSSG
- the chrA gene encoding chromate efflux transporter; translated protein: MSDAPARDTETVRGYQGAASPSKLLEVARFFLKLGLVGFGGPLVHIAMMEDELVGENSKEWSDEGTFMEGLAICNMLPGPASTQLGIFMGWVRAGNLGALVAGATFMAPTFLIVVALSYVYFAYGQLPSVEAFFYGVNPVVIGLIAGAAYSMARSSLKEGRADLEFTLGDHDWVIDVRLLALLVGALVATVLLNPNPVIEFAIAGLVAVVLFRPDWLRANQRRVSITAAGGVLLAALYTFRDRIGATIGDSVALPGAVGGLVATLWGNVWVKLFLFMLYTGSFIFGGGLVLIPFIEKYVVSEFGWLTATQFVDGIAIGQLTPGPVVMTTTFVGYKLMLDIYGSVGWAVVGAFVAMVGAFAPSFLFITLAFPYVARVRDNDIVRVALFGINAAVVGAIVGATVTLAFDAFAVVTGTPAMFAALSLDPVRVGLAAVTFGLFTRGTDAAYLIIGGGALGAAVYFLV